In one Neobacillus sp. CF12 genomic region, the following are encoded:
- a CDS encoding multicopper oxidase domain-containing protein, which yields MKQKNSLFLLISFIILFSIVSLSMVIIVHSSELKLALALDKGKTGTVPKIEVEKVSSNQKIANTTSNIPKNETSPSIAESNEAIIQTKASQTKSDPISLASLEMPNEKCLKGAPVRTFTITAIQVDMVYNKFGDHDPNAKIYALKEDVDKIRQAVADNPGKPVKEIQPLALRANKGDCIQVTFSNQLNEKASIHIEGVGYDVKGSDGTQAGYNPDSTAAPNTEIIYTWNAGDEGTFFFYNGADLTYFTDPTGGRGTMGDGLFGALIVEPKGATWTDPVTGKVLTSGLYANIHLPDQPDFREFTLFFHDGISAQFGTPPPPGTPEVEEPEEEEPHEEEPHVEDPNEKELYAVNYRAEPMDERLKNAMGEDGKDATMFYSSWVFGDPATPITKSYVGDPVRYRVIGANSDENHVFHLHGHRWKSDTKKTNTVDSDTLNIGDTQTAELAFGAGYDKDNTGAPGDYLWHCHLFPHYLEGMWGLMRVFDKAQAGLLPLPDREVPSSPTEQNPGFPNYIPGEIGKRPPKAPDPELRPATESEKAALGSLVPGAPNFDRCPKDAPVRKYDIVGIQTEIVYNSEGDRDKEGRMYVLAEDEQKVLSGELRPRPLAIRANQGDCVEVTLENHLFNAKEPNALSIHIHFVAYDPLGSDGTAVGWNYDQGTEPGGKVRYRWYADEEGSIFFHDHTSAGEKGFHGTFGTLIVEPKGSKWLDPKTGREIRSGTEAMIVHPEKEDFREQVLIYHDFARLWDKNGDLLPLETNPENFMHAHGYAAVNYSNAPFFRRNNADPAYVFSSWVHGDPQTPIIQSYPGDPIKIRLIQGAHETQHNFNVHGLNWKRESGVEDSELTSTQTIGMSEQFTMEIQPNPVGVQQRDYLWSSQPIEDLWSGLWGFVRVWGEKTPTLQKLPDRPQLKASVVPWKVSQMKKNGTKPPKARTPGNPCPPGALVRKFDITAFMKDIVYNKYGDHDPFGMMFSLTKDYLDIKNGKKPAEPLVIRANEGECIQVTLSNQLPLDPPENLDDPALLMANQVNWKNSNRVSLHPQMVQYDMQGSDGATIGYNYDQTIGPGEKITYQWFADKEYGGTILYDYGDIRSHRLHGAYGSLIIEPKGAKYRDPKTGEEISSGARADIIVPNMPDFREQVLMFSDGLYTIGKDGSIPTPGVADLDMEDRGEKGINYSSEPFKHRLAANPDKSLIFSSIIHGDPSTPVPEAYVGDPIRLRVMQTADRSRGSVFTLHSHRWRYQWTDPNSKLVSSQGSLTPGETLDIIPVQNDGLVNQVGDYVYREMKLRRYLEGGLWGMLRIHNQPKNQLLTLPDRRPEAPFSVSGVVSLNKKVINLQWKSTVNKDIVGFNLYRTTSTARGYQKVNPSLIQSLSYTVPVSPNTPKYYYTVTSVDKFGNESSYSKPILIETGLTR from the coding sequence TTGAAACAAAAGAATTCTTTATTCCTATTAATCAGTTTTATTATCTTATTTTCTATTGTATCTCTCTCAATGGTTATCATCGTTCATTCATCAGAATTAAAACTAGCGCTGGCTTTAGATAAAGGAAAAACTGGCACAGTACCCAAGATCGAAGTGGAAAAAGTTTCTAGTAACCAAAAAATAGCAAATACTACGAGTAATATTCCAAAGAATGAAACCTCACCGTCAATCGCCGAATCGAACGAAGCGATTATTCAGACGAAGGCATCACAGACTAAATCCGATCCTATCTCATTGGCTAGTTTAGAAATGCCAAATGAAAAATGTCTTAAAGGAGCCCCAGTCCGTACTTTTACTATTACGGCGATACAGGTAGACATGGTCTACAACAAATTTGGGGATCATGACCCAAATGCAAAAATATATGCCCTAAAAGAAGATGTTGATAAAATTCGACAGGCTGTAGCTGATAATCCAGGAAAACCAGTGAAGGAAATCCAGCCGCTGGCACTCCGTGCGAATAAAGGAGATTGTATCCAAGTTACCTTCAGCAATCAGTTGAATGAAAAGGCATCAATTCATATTGAAGGTGTCGGATATGATGTCAAAGGGTCAGATGGCACCCAAGCAGGCTATAATCCTGACTCAACTGCTGCTCCAAATACAGAAATAATATATACGTGGAATGCTGGCGATGAAGGAACATTCTTTTTTTACAATGGAGCAGACCTAACATACTTTACAGATCCCACCGGCGGCAGGGGGACAATGGGTGATGGTCTGTTTGGGGCATTAATTGTTGAACCAAAAGGTGCGACGTGGACCGACCCTGTAACAGGTAAAGTGTTAACGAGCGGTTTATATGCAAATATCCATCTACCTGATCAACCGGATTTCCGTGAGTTTACGCTGTTTTTTCATGATGGTATCAGTGCTCAATTTGGTACGCCGCCACCACCTGGAACCCCGGAAGTGGAAGAACCAGAAGAAGAGGAACCACATGAAGAAGAACCGCATGTAGAAGATCCAAATGAAAAAGAACTCTATGCGGTAAACTACCGTGCCGAACCTATGGATGAACGCTTGAAAAATGCAATGGGTGAGGATGGTAAAGATGCGACGATGTTCTATTCCTCTTGGGTTTTTGGTGATCCGGCAACACCTATTACGAAATCCTATGTAGGTGACCCTGTAAGATATCGAGTCATTGGCGCAAATAGTGATGAAAATCATGTTTTTCATCTTCATGGTCACCGTTGGAAAAGTGATACTAAGAAAACGAACACAGTTGACTCTGATACGTTGAATATTGGTGATACCCAAACTGCAGAATTAGCATTTGGTGCTGGGTATGACAAAGATAATACAGGTGCACCAGGAGATTATTTATGGCATTGTCATTTATTCCCTCATTATTTGGAAGGCATGTGGGGGTTGATGAGAGTATTTGATAAGGCACAGGCAGGCCTGCTGCCATTACCAGACAGAGAAGTCCCATCAAGTCCAACCGAACAAAATCCTGGTTTTCCTAATTATATACCTGGTGAAATAGGCAAACGTCCACCGAAGGCACCTGATCCGGAATTGCGTCCTGCGACAGAATCTGAAAAAGCAGCATTAGGTTCTCTTGTACCTGGCGCGCCAAATTTTGACCGCTGTCCAAAGGATGCCCCAGTGCGTAAATATGACATTGTCGGGATCCAAACAGAAATTGTTTACAACTCTGAGGGTGATCGTGATAAGGAAGGACGAATGTACGTCTTAGCCGAGGATGAACAAAAGGTACTGAGTGGAGAGTTAAGGCCGCGACCACTTGCAATTCGTGCTAATCAGGGAGATTGTGTGGAAGTCACATTAGAAAACCACCTCTTCAATGCCAAGGAACCGAATGCCTTATCGATACACATTCATTTTGTTGCCTATGACCCGCTAGGTTCTGATGGGACAGCTGTTGGATGGAACTATGATCAAGGTACGGAGCCGGGGGGAAAAGTCCGCTATCGCTGGTATGCAGATGAGGAAGGATCAATCTTTTTCCATGACCATACCTCGGCTGGAGAAAAGGGGTTCCATGGGACGTTTGGCACTTTAATTGTTGAACCAAAAGGCTCAAAATGGCTGGATCCAAAGACCGGAAGGGAAATAAGGTCTGGTACCGAAGCCATGATTGTTCATCCGGAAAAAGAAGATTTTCGTGAACAAGTCCTTATCTATCATGATTTTGCTAGACTATGGGACAAAAATGGAGACCTGCTGCCGTTAGAAACAAATCCAGAAAATTTCATGCACGCACATGGGTATGCTGCGGTCAATTATTCGAATGCACCATTTTTTCGAAGAAATAATGCAGATCCTGCCTATGTCTTTAGTTCATGGGTACACGGAGATCCACAGACACCAATCATTCAGAGTTATCCAGGGGATCCAATTAAGATCCGTTTAATCCAGGGTGCACATGAAACCCAGCATAACTTTAATGTTCATGGATTAAACTGGAAGCGGGAGTCAGGTGTAGAGGATTCAGAATTAACGTCTACGCAAACCATTGGGATGTCTGAACAATTTACGATGGAAATACAACCAAATCCAGTAGGTGTCCAGCAGCGTGATTACCTCTGGTCTTCTCAGCCAATAGAAGATTTATGGAGCGGATTATGGGGCTTTGTAAGAGTCTGGGGTGAAAAAACACCTACCTTGCAAAAACTACCAGATCGACCGCAACTAAAAGCATCGGTTGTGCCATGGAAAGTTAGTCAGATGAAGAAAAATGGAACAAAACCACCGAAGGCGCGAACCCCAGGGAATCCTTGCCCTCCTGGTGCTTTGGTAAGAAAATTTGATATTACCGCTTTTATGAAGGACATTGTCTACAACAAGTACGGTGACCATGATCCTTTTGGAATGATGTTCTCGCTTACAAAAGACTATTTAGATATCAAAAACGGGAAGAAACCTGCTGAACCACTCGTCATTAGAGCCAATGAAGGGGAATGTATTCAGGTCACACTCTCAAATCAACTTCCGTTGGACCCGCCTGAAAACCTGGATGATCCTGCTTTGTTAATGGCAAACCAAGTCAATTGGAAGAATTCTAATCGGGTATCCTTGCACCCTCAAATGGTGCAATACGATATGCAGGGATCTGATGGTGCCACAATTGGCTATAATTATGATCAAACCATTGGTCCAGGTGAGAAAATCACCTATCAATGGTTTGCGGATAAGGAATATGGCGGGACCATCCTTTATGACTATGGAGATATTCGCAGTCATAGGCTCCATGGAGCTTACGGTTCGCTTATCATTGAACCGAAGGGCGCAAAATATCGTGACCCGAAAACCGGTGAAGAAATTTCCTCAGGAGCACGGGCTGATATTATTGTTCCGAATATGCCAGATTTTAGAGAGCAGGTTCTAATGTTCTCGGATGGCCTTTATACCATTGGCAAGGATGGGAGCATACCAACTCCAGGTGTCGCAGACCTGGACATGGAGGACCGTGGTGAAAAGGGTATTAATTATAGCTCAGAACCGTTTAAACATCGGTTAGCTGCAAATCCTGATAAATCGCTAATTTTTAGTTCTATTATTCATGGTGATCCATCAACACCAGTTCCGGAAGCTTATGTTGGTGACCCGATCAGATTAAGGGTGATGCAAACAGCTGACCGTTCAAGAGGCAGTGTGTTTACACTTCATAGTCATCGCTGGCGCTATCAATGGACGGATCCGAACTCTAAACTAGTATCAAGTCAGGGTTCACTCACACCAGGGGAAACCTTGGATATTATCCCGGTACAAAATGATGGATTAGTGAATCAAGTAGGGGATTATGTTTATCGGGAAATGAAGCTAAGAAGGTATTTAGAAGGTGGTTTATGGGGAATGCTTCGTATCCATAATCAGCCAAAAAACCAACTGCTGACGCTGCCTGACCGACGTCCAGAAGCGCCATTTAGTGTGAGTGGAGTAGTTTCATTAAATAAGAAGGTTATAAACTTACAATGGAAATCAACTGTTAACAAAGATATAGTCGGTTTTAATCTTTATAGAACAACCTCGACCGCAAGGGGATACCAAAAGGTAAATCCTAGTTTAATACAATCCTTGTCCTATACTGTACCAGTAAGTCCGAACACCCCAAAATATTATTACACGGTTACCTCTGTTGATAAATTTGGGAATGAATCTTCGTACTCAAAACCTATATTAATAGAAACTGGTCTAACAAGGTGA
- a CDS encoding CopD family protein has translation MNLLTPIADFANYLIFSLLVGHVVLQFVPESKKPSIQLPNRLLLISTLGIIIFTFIPVFSLILFFDDSVGFATAAATVLMSLQIGQGWLFITVFAIFLWLTIYLERSKYLQAFWIILMMIAIGYSSHVSTQSFVVGIFSQTTHFLMVMVWVGVVLLVSWFSKDKDHWTEFLQWFSPLAVVCMVNIFATGFVIMMTIDQPTEYLNGWATPYGRMLLFKHISIIPIIMFAIINGILSKRVSASSQYDPRTWLKAESVILLLVFYFTAVLGTLSPPFEMMENAKQTARVPTWIDWLLAKNLPLPIEIEFAPTFFSILLITTALLFLLLILISYRKMSPVFATVFGGCFILTLYLGLIFSCALYPIVRADIL, from the coding sequence ATGAACCTATTAACGCCTATTGCAGATTTTGCTAATTATTTAATTTTTTCACTGTTAGTCGGTCATGTTGTCCTTCAATTTGTTCCTGAATCTAAGAAACCAAGTATTCAACTTCCGAACAGATTATTACTTATCAGTACACTTGGGATTATTATCTTTACTTTTATTCCAGTATTTTCGTTAATTTTGTTTTTTGATGATTCAGTTGGGTTCGCCACAGCTGCTGCTACTGTATTAATGAGTTTACAAATTGGGCAGGGATGGCTGTTTATCACTGTGTTTGCCATTTTCTTATGGTTGACAATTTATTTAGAACGCTCTAAATATTTACAAGCTTTTTGGATTATTTTAATGATGATTGCCATTGGTTATAGCAGTCATGTTTCAACACAATCCTTCGTGGTAGGGATATTTTCTCAAACTACTCACTTCCTTATGGTTATGGTTTGGGTAGGTGTTGTGCTGCTTGTGTCCTGGTTTTCCAAAGATAAAGACCATTGGACGGAATTCTTACAGTGGTTTTCACCTTTGGCAGTTGTATGCATGGTTAATATTTTTGCAACAGGATTTGTCATTATGATGACCATTGATCAGCCTACAGAATATTTAAATGGCTGGGCAACACCATATGGCAGAATGTTATTGTTTAAGCATATAAGTATTATTCCTATCATTATGTTCGCCATCATTAATGGGATTCTATCAAAAAGGGTGTCTGCATCATCACAATACGACCCACGAACATGGTTAAAAGCAGAAAGTGTAATACTTTTATTAGTTTTCTACTTTACAGCGGTATTGGGTACATTATCACCACCGTTTGAAATGATGGAGAATGCCAAGCAAACTGCTAGGGTACCTACATGGATTGATTGGCTCTTAGCAAAAAATCTACCCCTGCCGATAGAAATTGAATTTGCGCCAACGTTTTTTTCAATCTTGTTGATAACAACAGCACTACTCTTTTTGTTATTAATTTTGATTAGTTATCGAAAGATGAGTCCGGTTTTTGCCACTGTATTTGGTGGTTGTTTTATTCTTACCTTGTATTTAGGGCTGATTTTTTCTTGCGCGCTTTATCCAATCGTCAGAGCAGACATACTTTAG
- a CDS encoding hemolysin family protein, whose product MTIINLIVIAILIAFTAFFVSFEFAIVKIRSTRIDQLVAEGNKKAIAAKKIVSNLDEYLSACQLGITVTALGLGWLGEPTVEHMLHPLFTQFNIPESASSILSFVIAFASVTFIHVVVGELAPKTIAINKAEAVTLIFAKPMILFYKIMYPFIKVLNGSARVIVGVFGLKPASEHEEAHSEEELQLIISESYKSGEINQSEYKYVNNIFEFDDRIAKEIMVPRTEIVAFDKSQTLEECLEIVKVENYTRYPVIDGEKDNIVGMLNMKEVLTDYISGKNLDTPIDEYTRPVIQVIESIAIHDLLVKMQKERVHMAILMDEYGGTAGLVTVEDILEEIVGEIRDEFDEDEVPEINKISEHKTVVDGKVLIDEVNDLFGLDIHEEEMDTIGGWILSEKMDVVEGDKVQYGDYEFKVLEIDGYHIKLLEIVKLMKHESIA is encoded by the coding sequence TTGACCATTATTAACTTGATTGTAATTGCAATTTTAATTGCTTTTACGGCATTCTTCGTGTCTTTCGAATTTGCCATTGTAAAAATCCGCAGTACACGAATTGATCAGCTTGTAGCAGAAGGTAATAAAAAGGCAATTGCAGCTAAGAAAATTGTTTCAAATTTAGATGAATATTTATCAGCGTGTCAATTAGGTATTACTGTTACTGCATTAGGATTAGGTTGGTTAGGTGAACCGACTGTTGAACACATGCTTCATCCATTGTTTACTCAATTTAACATACCTGAATCAGCATCAAGTATATTATCATTTGTAATTGCTTTTGCGTCGGTAACTTTTATACACGTTGTTGTCGGAGAACTTGCGCCGAAAACCATTGCGATTAATAAAGCAGAGGCAGTCACATTAATTTTTGCAAAACCTATGATTCTATTCTATAAAATTATGTATCCATTTATAAAAGTATTAAATGGATCTGCTCGAGTAATTGTTGGGGTATTTGGATTAAAACCTGCTTCAGAACATGAGGAAGCTCACTCAGAGGAAGAACTTCAATTAATTATCTCTGAAAGCTACAAGAGTGGGGAAATCAATCAGTCTGAATACAAATACGTGAATAATATTTTTGAATTTGACGATCGGATTGCAAAAGAAATTATGGTCCCGCGGACTGAAATCGTTGCGTTTGACAAATCACAAACACTAGAAGAATGTTTGGAAATTGTCAAAGTAGAAAACTATACAAGATATCCAGTCATTGATGGTGAAAAGGATAATATCGTTGGTATGTTGAACATGAAGGAAGTCTTGACGGATTATATCAGTGGAAAAAACCTTGATACTCCAATTGATGAATATACACGTCCAGTAATCCAAGTTATTGAATCCATAGCTATCCATGATTTATTAGTAAAAATGCAAAAAGAACGTGTTCATATGGCTATCTTAATGGATGAATATGGCGGTACGGCTGGATTAGTGACGGTTGAAGATATTTTGGAAGAAATCGTTGGGGAAATTCGCGATGAATTTGACGAAGACGAAGTACCAGAAATCAATAAAATTAGTGAACATAAAACCGTGGTAGATGGTAAAGTTTTAATCGATGAAGTGAATGATTTATTCGGATTAGACATCCATGAAGAAGAAATGGACACGATAGGTGGATGGATTTTGTCTGAGAAAATGGATGTTGTCGAAGGTGATAAGGTCCAGTATGGTGACTATGAATTTAAAGTTCTTGAAATCGATGGGTACCATATAAAACTATTGGAAATCGTTAAATTAATGAAACATGAATCAATAGCATAA
- a CDS encoding MerR family transcriptional regulator, whose product MYRIGEIAKLMNISKRTIDYYTQIGLLNPVRTDSNYRLYGEDCIKIMHLIEHYKNLNMPLEEIKSSIELIKTENCVDKQKVEKHFEQIGILMRHLKEEIEAIEPILEKLNGNQKEMVVNKLSSQGVPLAQTLLLLLS is encoded by the coding sequence TTGTATCGTATCGGAGAAATAGCCAAGTTAATGAATATCTCCAAAAGGACAATTGATTATTACACCCAAATAGGCTTGCTTAACCCTGTTCGGACGGATTCTAATTATCGATTGTATGGAGAAGACTGTATTAAAATTATGCATTTAATTGAACACTATAAGAATCTTAATATGCCACTTGAGGAGATTAAATCCTCGATTGAGTTAATTAAGACTGAAAATTGTGTTGACAAACAAAAAGTAGAAAAGCATTTCGAACAAATAGGTATTTTAATGCGTCATCTTAAAGAAGAAATTGAAGCCATTGAACCCATTCTTGAAAAGCTAAACGGTAATCAAAAAGAAATGGTTGTCAATAAACTTTCTTCACAAGGTGTTCCATTAGCCCAAACTTTATTATTATTACTAAGTTAA
- a CDS encoding manganese-dependent inorganic pyrophosphatase, with product MEKVLIFGHKNPDTDTICSAIAYADLKKQLGMDVEPVRLGSVNGETQYALDTFNAEVPRLVENVASEVDSVILVDHNERQQSANDIADVRVLEVIDHHRIANFETSDPLYYRCEPVGCTATILNKMYKENGKEIKKEIAGLMLSAIISDSLLFKSPTCTPEDVAAAEELAEIAGVDAQSYGLEMLKAGADLSDKTIGELITLDAKEFEMGSSKVEIAQVNAVDTAEVLARQEELEGAITKNIADKNLDLFLFVVTDILTNDSVGLALGSKTSAVEKAYNVTLENNTAVLKGVVSRKKQIVPVLTDIFNQGI from the coding sequence ATGGAAAAAGTACTTATTTTCGGTCATAAAAATCCTGACACAGATACGATTTGTTCTGCAATTGCGTATGCAGATTTGAAAAAACAACTTGGTATGGATGTGGAACCCGTTCGTTTAGGAAGTGTGAATGGTGAAACTCAATATGCTTTGGACACGTTCAACGCAGAGGTACCTCGGTTAGTTGAAAATGTAGCATCAGAAGTAGATTCGGTTATTTTAGTTGACCACAATGAACGCCAGCAAAGTGCAAATGATATCGCAGACGTTCGTGTTTTAGAAGTAATCGATCACCACCGTATCGCTAACTTCGAAACAAGTGATCCTTTGTACTACCGTTGTGAGCCAGTTGGCTGTACAGCTACCATCTTAAATAAAATGTACAAAGAAAATGGCAAGGAAATTAAAAAGGAAATTGCAGGTCTTATGCTATCAGCAATTATTTCTGATTCATTGCTGTTTAAATCTCCAACTTGTACACCTGAAGACGTTGCGGCTGCAGAAGAATTAGCTGAAATTGCAGGTGTCGATGCACAAAGCTACGGCTTGGAAATGCTAAAAGCTGGAGCTGACCTAAGCGATAAGACGATTGGAGAATTAATCACCTTAGACGCAAAAGAATTTGAAATGGGTTCTAGCAAGGTAGAAATCGCTCAAGTGAACGCTGTGGATACGGCTGAAGTTCTAGCACGCCAAGAGGAATTAGAAGGTGCTATTACTAAAAATATTGCAGACAAGAATTTAGATTTATTCTTATTTGTGGTAACGGATATCTTAACAAATGACTCTGTAGGTTTAGCGTTAGGAAGCAAAACAAGTGCTGTTGAAAAGGCATATAATGTTACACTTGAGAATAATACTGCTGTATTAAAAGGTGTTGTATCTCGTAAGAAACAAATCGTGCCAGTATTAACAGATATTTTTAATCAAGGTATTTAA
- a CDS encoding iron-containing alcohol dehydrogenase, with the protein MKTSLSQFMLRTGIYSGSNARAMVPSLFAGLGAKRVVLLSDRGLEKAGVVQKVAEIFNLTGHGSGPQLVGQYLDITQDAESRCINDAVRYVKEVGGDALLAVGGGSVLDTVKGVKYAIHKGLSDIKEAIPGGLLYQQFPKANFIPIPHIAIPTTAGTGSEVSPIAVIFNEEIQMKTNIINPFISADMAILDPDLTVGLPPFITAFTGFDALTHAIEALASPTATALTDAYALHAIRLIEKSLPVAVSEGTNIAARMDLLQASLMGITAFSFALNAIPVHNMAHAYGALFRIPHGLANAVFLPVVMEMVPTLYLPKVNELAAALDVEVKGDTAEAALAKVVEKIRLLQHKVGLPADFKQYNITEENLAQTVPAVMKDPAALSFPMPKELIAAIGQRVVPLGVK; encoded by the coding sequence ATGAAAACTTCCTTATCACAGTTTATGCTTCGCACTGGAATTTACAGTGGTTCGAATGCACGAGCAATGGTGCCCAGCTTGTTTGCTGGACTTGGTGCAAAGAGAGTCGTTCTATTAAGTGACAGAGGATTAGAAAAAGCAGGTGTCGTTCAAAAAGTTGCTGAAATATTCAATTTAACAGGTCATGGCAGCGGTCCACAGCTGGTCGGCCAATATCTTGATATTACCCAAGATGCCGAAAGCCGCTGCATTAATGATGCTGTTCGGTATGTTAAAGAAGTGGGCGGTGATGCCTTGCTAGCAGTTGGCGGTGGTAGTGTCTTAGATACAGTTAAAGGGGTTAAGTATGCGATTCATAAAGGATTATCGGATATTAAGGAAGCGATTCCAGGCGGCCTTTTATACCAACAATTTCCAAAGGCAAACTTTATCCCGATTCCACATATCGCGATTCCAACTACAGCAGGAACAGGGTCTGAAGTTTCCCCGATTGCTGTTATTTTTAATGAAGAGATTCAGATGAAAACTAATATTATTAACCCGTTCATTAGTGCGGATATGGCGATTCTTGACCCTGATTTAACCGTCGGACTGCCGCCATTTATCACAGCCTTTACTGGGTTTGACGCCTTAACACATGCGATTGAAGCACTTGCCTCGCCAACAGCGACGGCGTTGACGGATGCTTATGCTCTGCATGCGATTCGTTTAATCGAAAAAAGTCTTCCAGTAGCAGTGTCAGAGGGAACGAATATCGCTGCCAGGATGGATTTACTACAAGCGAGCCTAATGGGGATTACCGCCTTTAGCTTTGCTCTAAATGCGATCCCCGTTCACAATATGGCACACGCCTATGGTGCATTGTTTCGTATCCCGCATGGCTTGGCCAATGCTGTTTTCCTTCCTGTTGTCATGGAAATGGTTCCTACATTATACCTGCCAAAAGTGAATGAGCTTGCTGCCGCCTTGGATGTCGAAGTGAAAGGTGATACTGCTGAAGCGGCATTAGCAAAGGTTGTAGAAAAGATTCGTTTATTGCAGCATAAGGTCGGTCTTCCTGCAGATTTCAAACAGTACAATATTACCGAAGAAAATCTCGCACAGACAGTTCCTGCTGTTATGAAGGATCCGGCAGCATTAAGTTTCCCAATGCCAAAAGAATTGATTGCCGCCATTGGACAAAGAGTCGTTCCACTTGGGGTAAAATAG
- a CDS encoding aldehyde dehydrogenase family protein: MVVKTDVQTFPLFINGKWESASNQETFDVFNPATGELVAKVAKGTAEDVDCAVQAARDAFDNTQWKNMNPKDRAKVLYAISYQIAEHAEELAYLEAISSGGTVRRIGNSDILQMVDLFQTLANFTLEYPFSETLPVPPFPGPAHNFVWREPIGVCAAITPWNLPMVIATWKIAPALAMGNTVVIKPASYTPLSTLKLAELISKVVPPGVINVVTGPGAEIGEALVRHPKVDKVAFTGSTEVGRRIMSLASETIKNTTLELGGKSPNILLEDADLSIALPGSLFGVFLHSGQLCESGTRLFVPDSLYDQVVAGLVALTSKLKLGNPLDPMTDVGPVISKKQKESILSYIEAGKKEGATLVCGGKEVKVAGCEDGYFVEPTIFTNVTNDMKIAQEEIFGPVLCVIRYSELDEAIKMANDTIYGLAAGVWTRDVNKAYDVARKLQAGVVWINDWHMLRSDAPFGGYKQSGIGREMGQQSLDAYTQTKHVHTSMSPELERRNWYGILFGQN; the protein is encoded by the coding sequence ATGGTAGTAAAAACGGATGTTCAAACATTTCCGCTTTTTATTAATGGAAAGTGGGAATCTGCAAGCAATCAAGAAACCTTTGATGTCTTTAACCCAGCAACTGGTGAACTCGTGGCAAAAGTAGCAAAAGGGACTGCGGAAGATGTGGACTGTGCTGTACAGGCGGCGAGAGACGCATTCGATAATACCCAATGGAAAAATATGAATCCAAAAGACCGCGCGAAAGTTTTATATGCTATTTCCTATCAAATTGCAGAGCATGCTGAGGAGTTAGCCTATTTAGAAGCAATTAGTTCCGGTGGCACTGTACGTCGGATCGGCAACAGTGATATTTTGCAAATGGTTGATTTATTTCAAACACTAGCAAATTTCACGCTAGAATATCCATTTTCAGAAACCTTGCCAGTACCGCCATTTCCAGGACCGGCACATAATTTTGTCTGGCGTGAGCCAATTGGGGTTTGTGCAGCGATAACACCTTGGAATTTACCAATGGTAATTGCGACATGGAAAATTGCACCTGCATTAGCAATGGGAAATACTGTGGTCATTAAACCTGCAAGCTATACGCCACTATCAACTTTAAAGCTGGCTGAATTGATTTCAAAGGTAGTTCCACCTGGAGTTATAAATGTGGTTACAGGTCCTGGTGCTGAAATTGGAGAAGCCTTAGTTCGACACCCAAAGGTTGACAAGGTAGCCTTTACGGGATCAACAGAGGTGGGTAGGAGAATCATGAGTTTGGCTTCAGAAACGATAAAAAATACTACTTTAGAGCTTGGGGGAAAATCACCAAACATTCTTTTAGAAGATGCTGACCTCAGCATTGCACTTCCAGGCAGTCTGTTTGGCGTGTTCTTACATTCTGGTCAACTTTGTGAGAGCGGCACTCGATTATTTGTTCCAGATTCCTTATACGATCAAGTTGTTGCAGGTCTGGTGGCACTAACTAGCAAACTGAAGCTCGGTAATCCGCTTGATCCGATGACAGATGTCGGTCCTGTGATATCTAAAAAGCAAAAAGAAAGTATTCTTTCCTATATTGAAGCAGGAAAAAAAGAGGGAGCAACTCTTGTCTGTGGTGGTAAAGAAGTCAAGGTTGCGGGCTGTGAGGATGGCTATTTTGTTGAACCCACCATTTTCACCAATGTGACCAACGATATGAAAATAGCCCAAGAAGAAATTTTTGGTCCTGTGTTATGTGTAATCCGTTATTCGGAATTAGACGAGGCGATTAAGATGGCCAATGATACGATTTATGGATTGGCAGCAGGTGTTTGGACGCGAGATGTCAATAAAGCGTATGACGTTGCAAGAAAACTTCAGGCAGGTGTTGTATGGATTAATGACTGGCATATGCTTAGAAGTGATGCACCATTTGGCGGATATAAGCAAAGCGGCATTGGCAGAGAAATGGGACAGCAATCACTAGATGCCTATACCCAAACAAAGCATGTTCACACATCCATGTCTCCAGAACTTGAGAGACGTAACTGGTACGGAATTCTGTTTGGCCAAAACTAA